A DNA window from Methylocystis heyeri contains the following coding sequences:
- a CDS encoding DUF3141 domain-containing protein: protein MRPPFGASPIAASIIGARRRGDREAAMYWWSAVGDYYWSYYRDACERSLLYLDVLRRRGEDYREQSAKAAPHVLSFDFVVLVDGRMLPRPVNYGLLRIIPPPEVETDPGKRPFIVFDPRAGHGPGIGGMKHDSEIGVALGAGHPCYFVGFLPQPVAGQTIEDVCRAEAYFVRFVADRHREADGKPALIGNCQAGWQILMMAAMEPELAGPILVAGTPLSYWAGVRGIYPMRYLGGLLGGGWLTWLMGDIGNGIFDGAWLISNFESNNPANTLWKKPYNVYANVDTEAKRFLDFEKWWGNPILLDAGEMRFIVDELFIGNRLAAAKIATHDGERIDLRKVKSPIIVFCSFGDDITPPQQALDWILDLYEDVDAIVANGQTIIYSLHQNIGHLGIFVSARVATKEHAEFVFNIDLVDVMPSGLYEIILTRADGAEANPQLISGDYIAKLEPRTLDDIRALGGNDAADERRFETAARVSEINRELYRAFLQPWVKALVDPAMAEFLRQLHPNRVMFRVFSDSNPLMAPVAKAAETIRGDRHPVEAVNPFLALEKMASTSIVVNLEIFAKAREAVTEAIFLDVYGSPLLQAVVGVGSSQPRAARASRGDIDLEAAHAQALADMTRGGFIEAGMRALLYVLASGGADERQFNALEALRNAVPEAARPPLSKIREIIRRQAELLRADETKAVAAIAEILPEDSGRRAEILSAIYRVVSGDGEPDAGEMEKFREISRLFLGKASPAELHDRQEA, encoded by the coding sequence GTGAGGCCGCCGTTCGGCGCTTCGCCCATCGCAGCTTCGATCATCGGCGCTCGGCGGCGAGGCGACAGGGAGGCCGCGATGTACTGGTGGAGCGCTGTCGGCGACTATTATTGGAGCTATTACAGAGACGCCTGCGAGCGCTCTCTCCTCTATCTCGATGTCCTGCGCAGGCGCGGCGAGGATTATCGCGAGCAGAGCGCCAAGGCGGCGCCGCATGTGCTGAGCTTCGATTTCGTGGTTCTGGTCGACGGTCGAATGCTGCCGAGACCGGTCAATTACGGCCTTCTCCGCATCATTCCGCCTCCAGAGGTAGAGACCGATCCCGGCAAGCGTCCCTTCATCGTGTTCGATCCCAGGGCGGGGCATGGCCCGGGGATCGGAGGGATGAAACACGACAGCGAAATCGGCGTCGCCCTCGGCGCCGGCCACCCCTGTTACTTTGTGGGTTTTCTGCCGCAGCCCGTCGCCGGACAGACGATCGAGGACGTCTGCCGCGCCGAGGCCTATTTCGTGCGTTTCGTCGCCGACCGCCACAGGGAGGCGGACGGCAAGCCGGCGCTGATCGGCAATTGCCAGGCTGGATGGCAGATACTGATGATGGCGGCGATGGAGCCCGAACTCGCAGGGCCCATCCTCGTCGCCGGAACGCCGCTGTCCTACTGGGCCGGCGTGCGGGGCATATATCCGATGCGCTATCTCGGCGGGCTGCTCGGCGGCGGCTGGCTCACCTGGTTGATGGGGGATATCGGAAACGGGATTTTCGACGGCGCCTGGCTGATTTCGAATTTCGAGTCCAACAACCCCGCCAACACTCTCTGGAAAAAGCCCTACAACGTCTACGCCAATGTCGACACGGAGGCGAAGCGCTTTCTGGACTTCGAAAAATGGTGGGGCAATCCCATTCTGCTCGACGCCGGAGAAATGCGGTTCATCGTCGATGAATTATTCATCGGCAATCGCCTCGCGGCCGCAAAGATCGCAACGCACGACGGCGAACGCATCGATCTGCGCAAGGTCAAATCGCCGATCATCGTCTTTTGCTCCTTCGGCGACGACATCACGCCGCCACAGCAGGCGCTCGACTGGATTCTCGACCTATATGAAGACGTGGACGCCATCGTCGCGAATGGCCAGACGATCATCTACTCGCTGCACCAAAACATCGGGCATCTCGGAATATTCGTCTCGGCCAGGGTAGCGACCAAGGAGCACGCCGAATTCGTCTTCAACATCGATCTCGTCGACGTCATGCCGAGCGGGCTTTACGAGATCATCCTGACGAGGGCCGATGGAGCCGAGGCGAATCCCCAACTGATCTCCGGAGACTATATCGCGAAGCTCGAACCGCGGACGCTCGACGACATCCGCGCCCTCGGCGGCAATGACGCTGCCGACGAGCGACGTTTTGAAACCGCGGCGCGGGTCTCGGAAATCAACCGCGAACTTTATCGCGCATTTCTTCAGCCCTGGGTGAAAGCGCTGGTCGATCCGGCCATGGCCGAATTTCTGCGGCAATTGCATCCCAATCGGGTGATGTTTCGCGTCTTTTCCGATAGCAACCCGCTCATGGCGCCGGTGGCGAAGGCGGCCGAGACGATCCGGGGCGACCGTCATCCCGTTGAAGCCGTCAATCCTTTTCTGGCGCTGGAAAAGATGGCGTCGACCTCGATCGTCGTGAATCTGGAGATATTCGCCAAGGCGCGCGAGGCCGTCACGGAGGCGATATTCCTCGACGTCTATGGTTCTCCGTTGCTGCAGGCCGTCGTCGGAGTCGGTTCCTCTCAACCGAGAGCGGCGCGAGCGTCGCGCGGCGACATAGATCTGGAAGCCGCCCACGCGCAGGCGCTGGCCGATATGACCCGCGGCGGCTTCATCGAAGCCGGAATGCGCGCCCTGCTTTATGTTCTGGCGAGCGGCGGCGCCGACGAACGCCAGTTCAACGCCCTGGAGGCGCTGCGCAACGCAGTCCCCGAAGCCGCGCGTCCTCCCTTATCGAAGATCAGGGAAATCATTCGCAGGCAGGCCGAGCTGCTGCGCGCGGACGAGACGAAAGCCGTCGCCGCCATCGCTGAAATCCTGCCCGAGGACTCCGGCCGTCGCGCCGAGATTTTATCGGCGATCTATCGGGTGGTTTCCGGGGATGGCGAGCCCGACGCAGGGGAGATGGAGAAGTTTCGGGAAATAAGCCGCTTGTTTTTGGGGAAGGCTTCGCCTGCGGAGCTTCACGATCGTCAAGAGGCTTGA
- a CDS encoding sulfate transporter family protein codes for MFEAALAALHQILTPPFRSVLYKSLGLTLLLLALAWAGLDKLALSLVAVDHPLLHSILTFATGAGLVIFLAFLIGPVSILVTGFFIDDLAAHVEQEIYPMGRIGRPVPASAAIGMTLRFALVSAAVNFVALLLLLVPGINAVAFFLANAYLFGREYFAFAATRFRSAAEADDMRQHYMPRIFLAGLLIAGFVATPGLNLLTPMFATAFMVRIHKKLSPELSEP; via the coding sequence ATGTTCGAAGCCGCGCTCGCCGCCCTGCATCAGATTCTGACCCCGCCGTTCCGCTCGGTGCTCTATAAAAGCCTAGGCCTCACGCTGCTGCTGCTTGCGCTCGCCTGGGCCGGGCTCGACAAGCTCGCCCTCTCCCTGGTGGCGGTCGATCACCCGCTGCTGCACAGCATCCTGACCTTCGCCACGGGCGCGGGACTGGTGATCTTTCTCGCCTTCCTGATCGGGCCGGTTTCGATCCTGGTCACGGGATTTTTCATCGACGATCTCGCCGCCCATGTGGAGCAGGAAATCTATCCCATGGGGCGGATCGGCAGGCCTGTGCCCGCAAGCGCCGCGATCGGCATGACGCTGCGATTCGCGCTGGTGTCGGCGGCGGTCAATTTCGTCGCGCTGCTGCTGCTTCTCGTGCCGGGAATCAACGCCGTGGCGTTTTTTCTGGCCAACGCCTATCTGTTCGGCCGGGAATATTTCGCCTTCGCCGCGACGCGCTTCCGCAGCGCCGCCGAGGCCGACGACATGCGCCAGCACTATATGCCGCGGATCTTTCTGGCCGGTCTGCTGATCGCGGGCTTTGTGGCGACGCCGGGGCTCAATCTCCTGACCCCGATGTTCGCTACCGCCTTCATGGTGCGCATCCACAAGAAGCTCTCGCCGGAGCTTTCGGAGCCTTGA
- a CDS encoding complex I NDUFA9 subunit family protein — protein sequence MNTERVGTGRLVTVFGGSGFVGRHVVRALALQGWRVRVACRRPDLAFHLQPLGGPGQIAMVQANVRNPESLAAALRGAEAAVNLVGILAEGGKQSFSAVQARGARAVAEACKNAGISNLVHISAIGADPHSASAYARAKAEGEAAVLQTVPEAVILRPSVIFGPEDDFFNRFGTMARFFPAVPVVGAATRFQPVYVGDVARTVALALSGQTKKGAIYELGGPEVKSFESLVEYVLAVTERDRRVAKLSFSTGKLVAAISSLLTGLSLGLYPKLLRMTGDQVELLKYDNIVSNEAKAEGRTLEGLGITPETIEAIAPTYLYRYRKTGQYQDQRS from the coding sequence ATGAACACGGAGCGCGTGGGGACTGGGCGATTGGTGACGGTTTTCGGCGGCTCGGGATTTGTCGGCCGTCATGTCGTGCGCGCTCTGGCGCTGCAGGGCTGGCGCGTGCGCGTCGCCTGCCGTCGTCCCGACCTCGCGTTTCACCTGCAGCCGCTCGGCGGGCCGGGCCAGATCGCCATGGTCCAGGCCAATGTTCGCAATCCCGAATCGCTCGCCGCCGCGCTGCGCGGGGCCGAGGCCGCGGTCAATCTGGTCGGCATCCTGGCCGAAGGCGGCAAGCAGAGCTTTTCCGCCGTTCAGGCCCGGGGCGCCCGCGCCGTCGCCGAGGCCTGCAAGAACGCCGGCATAAGCAATCTGGTTCACATCTCCGCCATCGGGGCGGACCCGCATTCCGCTTCGGCCTATGCCCGCGCCAAGGCCGAGGGCGAGGCCGCCGTGCTCCAGACCGTGCCCGAGGCGGTGATTCTGCGCCCGTCGGTCATTTTCGGACCGGAAGACGATTTCTTCAACCGCTTCGGGACCATGGCGCGGTTCTTCCCCGCCGTGCCGGTGGTCGGCGCCGCGACCCGGTTCCAGCCGGTCTATGTCGGCGACGTCGCGCGCACGGTCGCTCTGGCTCTCTCGGGCCAGACCAAAAAGGGCGCGATCTACGAACTCGGCGGGCCGGAGGTGAAGAGCTTCGAATCGCTGGTGGAATATGTGCTCGCCGTCACCGAGCGCGACCGCAGGGTCGCGAAGCTCTCATTTTCGACCGGCAAGCTTGTCGCAGCGATCAGCAGCCTCCTCACCGGCCTGTCGCTGGGCCTGTATCCCAAGCTTTTGCGCATGACCGGGGATCAGGTCGAGCTGCTCAAGTATGACAATATCGTCTCCAACGAGGCGAAGGCCGAGGGCCGCACGCTGGAAGGCCTCGGCATCACGCCCGAGACCATCGAGGCCATCGCCCCGACCTATCTCTATCGCTATCGCAAGACCGGCCAGTATCAGGACCAGCGCTCGTAA